A portion of the Cervus elaphus chromosome X, mCerEla1.1, whole genome shotgun sequence genome contains these proteins:
- the LOC122690845 gene encoding 40S ribosomal protein S3a-like has product MAVGKNKRLTKGGKKGAKKKVVDPFSKKDWYDVKAPAMFNIRNIGKTLVTRTQGTKIASDGLKGRVFEVSLADLQNDEVAFRKFKLITEDVQGKNCLTNFHGMDLTRDKMCSMVKKWQTMIEAHVDVKTTDGYLLRLFCVGFTKKRNNQIRKTSYAQHQQVRQIRKKMMEIMTREVQTNNLKEVVNKLIPDSIGKDIEKACQSIYPLHDVFVRKVKMLKKPKFELGKLMELHGEGSSSGKATGDETGAKVERADGYEPPVQESV; this is encoded by the coding sequence ATGGCGGTCGGCAAGAACAAGCGCCTTACGAAAGGAGGCAAAAAGGGAGCCAAGAAGAAAGTGGTTGACCCATTTTCTAAAAAAGATTGGTATGATGTGAAAGCACCAGCTATGTTCAATATAAGGAATATTGGGAAAACATTGGTCACGAGAACTCAAGGAACCAAAATCGCGTCTGATGGCCTCAAAGGTCGTGTTTTTGAAGTGAGTCTTGCTGATCTGCAGAATGATGAAGTAGCATTTAGAAAATTCAAGCTAATTACTGAGGATGTTCAGGGCAAAAACTGCCTGACTAATTTTCATGGTATGGATCTTACCCGTGACAAAATGTGCTCCATGGTCAAAAAATGGCAGACCATGATTGAAGCTCACGTTGATGTCAAGACTACCGATGGTTACTTGCTTCGTCTGTTCTGTGTGGGTTTTACTAAAAAGCGCAACAATCAGATCCGGAAGACCTCTTACGCCCAGCACCAGCAGGTGCGCCAGATCCGTAAGAAGATGATGGAGATCATGACCCGAGAGGTGCAGACAAACAACTTGAAAGAGGTGGTCAATAAATTGATTCCAGATAGCATTGGAAAAGACATAGAAAAGGCTTGCCAATCTATTTATCCGCTCCATGATGTCTTcgttagaaaagtaaaaatgctgaagaagcctAAATTTGAATTGGGAAAACTCATGGAGCTACATGGTGAAGGTAGTAGTTCTGGAAAAGCTACTGGGGACGAGACAGGTGCTAAAGTTGAACGAGCTGATGGATACGAACCACCAGTCCAAGAATCGGTTTAA